One Clostridia bacterium genomic region harbors:
- a CDS encoding HAMP domain-containing sensor histidine kinase: MRSRKRDRGDYSRLRRKVFLGMLLIVFAAIAAVLFLCVLAMGRIRAGVVGFLERAFRLATDDAQRIYLAVFGDYMSLYILIAIVVFFIIFIRFSLSWFTRYFNEISAGLDQLVERSDADIALSPELDFMERKLNKIKNTLDKQRKDAQEAEQRKNDLVVYLAHDIKTPLTSVIGYLSLLDEARDMPAEQRARYMGITLEKAYRLEQLIDEFFEVTRFNLRSIVLNKARINLPFMLHQMADEFYPMLAPGGRQVVVHALDGLTLWGDADKLSRVFNNILKNAMAYSYEGSTIRITASQEGENVVIAFANLGDPIPSEKLETIFDQFFRLDASRSTHSGGAGLGLAIAKEIVVAHGGAITVQSDKEQTVFTVILPSKSA, translated from the coding sequence TTGAGAAGTAGGAAGAGGGATAGGGGCGATTACTCAAGACTGAGAAGGAAAGTCTTTCTTGGGATGCTCCTGATTGTGTTCGCAGCGATTGCAGCCGTGCTTTTCCTGTGTGTCTTGGCTATGGGGCGTATTCGGGCTGGCGTGGTCGGTTTTTTGGAAAGAGCGTTTCGTCTAGCCACCGATGACGCACAGAGGATCTACCTTGCAGTATTCGGCGACTATATGAGCTTGTATATACTCATTGCCATTGTCGTTTTTTTCATAATCTTTATCAGGTTCTCGCTTTCATGGTTTACCAGGTATTTTAATGAGATCAGCGCGGGACTGGATCAACTCGTGGAGCGGTCTGACGCTGATATCGCATTGTCGCCGGAACTAGATTTCATGGAACGCAAGCTGAACAAGATAAAGAACACTCTGGACAAACAGAGAAAGGACGCGCAAGAGGCTGAACAGCGCAAGAACGATCTGGTCGTGTACTTGGCGCACGACATCAAAACGCCGCTGACCTCCGTCATTGGATACCTGAGCCTTCTGGATGAGGCCCGCGACATGCCGGCTGAACAGAGAGCAAGATACATGGGCATCACCCTGGAGAAGGCCTACCGGCTGGAGCAGCTCATCGATGAGTTCTTTGAGGTTACACGGTTCAACCTCAGGTCCATTGTGCTGAACAAGGCAAGAATCAACCTTCCCTTCATGTTGCATCAAATGGCGGATGAGTTCTATCCGATGCTGGCCCCCGGGGGCCGGCAGGTTGTGGTTCATGCTCTGGACGGCCTGACACTATGGGGCGATGCCGACAAGCTATCCCGCGTTTTCAACAACATCCTCAAGAACGCAATGGCCTACAGCTATGAGGGCAGCACCATCCGCATAACCGCCTCTCAAGAAGGTGAGAACGTCGTCATCGCTTTCGCCAATCTGGGCGATCCCATTCCATCAGAAAAGTTGGAGACGATTTTCGATCAGTTCTTCCGACTAGACGCCTCCCGTTCTACGCACTCGGGCGGCGCAGGGCTGGGTTTGGCTATTGCCAAAGAGATTGTCGTTGCACACGGCGGCGCCATCACGGTGCAAAGCGACAAGGAACAGACCGTCTTCACTGTCATCCTCCCAAGCAAATCAGCCTAA
- the vanR gene encoding VanR-ABDEGLN family response regulator transcription factor encodes MHKRVLVVDDEKAIADLIELYLANENYCVSKFYNGQDALDFIEDGNVDLAILDVMLPDVNGFEICQRIREKHNFPVIMLTAKDEEIDKITGLTLGADDYITKPFRPLEMVARVKAQLRRFTRYNPAEPSREGKTLAFSGLVLDKDAHECTLNEKPLSLTPTEFSILWVLASNRGRVVSSEELFREVWGEKYFTSSNNTVMVHIRHLREKMNDSAERPKYIKTVWGVGYKIEK; translated from the coding sequence ATGCACAAACGAGTACTTGTCGTCGACGATGAGAAAGCCATTGCCGACTTGATTGAGCTATACCTGGCGAATGAGAACTACTGCGTTTCCAAGTTCTACAACGGGCAGGATGCCCTAGACTTCATAGAAGACGGAAACGTGGATCTGGCTATTCTGGATGTAATGCTCCCCGATGTGAACGGCTTTGAAATATGCCAGCGTATCCGAGAAAAGCACAACTTCCCAGTCATTATGCTCACCGCCAAGGACGAGGAAATCGACAAGATAACCGGTCTCACACTGGGCGCAGATGACTACATTACAAAGCCGTTTCGACCGCTCGAAATGGTTGCCCGTGTAAAGGCGCAGCTTCGCAGGTTTACCAGGTACAACCCCGCCGAACCTTCGCGTGAGGGAAAGACGCTTGCCTTTTCCGGCCTGGTCTTGGACAAGGATGCCCATGAATGTACGCTCAACGAAAAGCCACTGTCCCTCACCCCTACGGAGTTCTCTATCCTATGGGTACTGGCATCCAATCGGGGGCGCGTGGTCAGTTCAGAAGAGCTGTTCCGCGAGGTATGGGGGGAGAAGTATTTCACCAGCAGCAATAACACGGTGATGGTTCATATCCGGCATCTGCGCGAGAAGATGAACGACTCCGCAGAGCGCCCCAAATACATCAAGACGGTATGGGGGGTCGGCTACAAGATTGAGAAGTAG